In a single window of the Orcinus orca chromosome 9, mOrcOrc1.1, whole genome shotgun sequence genome:
- the LOC117201361 gene encoding LOW QUALITY PROTEIN: ASNSD1 upstream open reading frame protein-like (The sequence of the model RefSeq protein was modified relative to this genomic sequence to represent the inferred CDS: inserted 2 bases in 1 codon; substituted 1 base at 1 genomic stop codon) has product MPSQGVQPKDSAGLVPTNNLALHKEDLSSKITEQKRQQQNSNIXFLADXTEMLSESKNILDELRKEYQEIVNSEKTKSRNSKLKFA; this is encoded by the exons ATGCCCAGCCAGGGTGTACAACCCAAGGACAGTGCGGGGCTGGTCCCTACCAACAACTTGGCTCTGCACAAGGAAGACCTCAGCAGCAAGATTACAGAACAAAAAAGGCAGCAACAGAACAGCAACAT TTTTCTTGCAGATTGAACAGAAATGCTTTCTGAAAGCAAAAATATATTGGATGAGCTGAGGAAAGAATACCAAGAAATAGTAAACTCAGAGAAGACCAAATCAAGAAATAGTAAACTTAAATTTGCATAG